Proteins encoded by one window of Rhodothermia bacterium:
- a CDS encoding YARHG domain-containing protein, translating to MKKRLLLLVLLVTACTDTNNPPPTSNTPNALQPTRPQLNSQPSPADSTDDLTGSWTGKFGPNKITIVVASVENGELKGRSIVAGNDRPFTGTITKVGDEYQFEGREPGDDPNDGIFKFKLDPDSPDKISGTWTPLKRGVAKSYELTRRTFQYIASAGTYPETSARVLKQVDVENRPPDELRIMRNEIYARHGYNFKLKDMRAHFDRQDWYMPWNTDVRGLLSETEKKNEELLKRYEKYNAEFYDSFGR from the coding sequence ATGAAAAAACGACTCCTACTTCTCGTCCTTCTGGTTACGGCTTGTACCGATACCAACAACCCGCCCCCGACCTCCAATACACCCAATGCGCTCCAACCCACCCGGCCTCAACTGAACTCTCAACCTTCTCCTGCCGATTCAACAGATGACCTAACCGGAAGTTGGACTGGAAAATTTGGCCCGAACAAAATCACAATCGTGGTCGCATCCGTAGAGAACGGAGAACTCAAGGGCCGGAGTATTGTGGCCGGAAACGACCGCCCCTTTACTGGAACCATAACCAAAGTGGGCGATGAGTACCAGTTCGAGGGCCGCGAACCCGGTGATGATCCCAATGACGGCATCTTCAAATTTAAATTAGACCCTGACAGTCCGGATAAAATCTCCGGTACGTGGACGCCGCTCAAGCGTGGGGTCGCCAAAAGCTACGAACTTACACGACGGACTTTCCAATATATAGCATCCGCCGGAACCTATCCTGAAACTTCTGCACGGGTTTTAAAGCAAGTTGATGTAGAAAACCGCCCACCGGATGAACTGCGCATCATGCGGAACGAAATCTACGCCCGACATGGCTATAATTTCAAGTTGAAAGACATGCGTGCCCATTTCGATAGACAAGATTGGTACATGCCTTGGAATACGGATGTTCGGGGTTTGCTTTCCGAGACGGAAAAAAAGAACGAGGAATTGCTCAAGCGCTACGAAAAGTACAACGCCGAGTTTTATGATTCTTTTGGGCGCTAA
- a CDS encoding NAD-binding protein, whose translation MSNISFKQRFRYWFDNTMSKGAWSLIAWLGVLSAIMILVASLIIAFGIRPEWAKEEGMSLPHIVWQNLMRTIDAGTMGGDAGSWPAMFLMLFVTLGGIFIFSALIGVLNNGLESKLDDLRKGRSFVVEKEHTIIYGWSSLIFPIITELVEANKNRKKPAIVILADRDKVEMEDEIRARVPDTANTRIVCRSGSPIDFDDVRIVNPDAARSIIILAPQEAEDPDAHVIKTVLAIQNNPERKKEPYHIVAEIRQHRNKSILEMVGGSEIETVVFDDLVTRIAVQTCRQTGLSTVLTDLLNFGGDEIYFTPAKSLAGTTFGDAMQLFEKSSLIGIVHAGKVTVLPDFKTVIQAEDQLIAISLDDDTIRKGGDPAIQPEMIRPVLPTEILPEKTLILGWNERGDATLQELDAYVVKGSQILIVHREELPELPTLSHQAVQTVMADPTDRATLENIHPEQYDHILVLRDTKMGIQEADARTLVVLLHLRELALRHKKNFAIVSEMGDVRNQRLADSTQVDDFIISDQLVSLVLAQISENKALSAVFEDLFDADGAELYLKPASEYVETHKDLTFYTLVEAAKTRNEIAIGWRKQADAENRERNFGIYLNPVKTSLMKLQPDDALIVLANN comes from the coding sequence ATGTCTAACATTAGCTTTAAACAACGATTTCGGTACTGGTTCGATAACACCATGTCTAAAGGCGCATGGTCGTTAATTGCTTGGCTGGGCGTACTTTCTGCCATTATGATCTTGGTGGCATCGCTCATCATTGCTTTTGGCATCCGTCCGGAGTGGGCCAAAGAGGAAGGCATGAGCCTGCCGCACATCGTTTGGCAAAACCTGATGCGTACCATTGATGCCGGTACGATGGGTGGTGATGCCGGATCGTGGCCTGCCATGTTCTTGATGCTTTTTGTAACACTTGGTGGAATTTTCATCTTTAGTGCCCTCATTGGTGTGCTGAACAATGGTTTAGAATCTAAATTGGATGACCTCCGCAAAGGCCGTTCATTTGTGGTAGAAAAAGAACACACCATCATTTATGGCTGGTCTTCGCTGATCTTCCCCATCATTACCGAATTAGTGGAGGCGAATAAAAACCGAAAAAAGCCCGCGATTGTGATTTTGGCAGATCGCGATAAGGTGGAGATGGAAGACGAGATTCGGGCAAGAGTTCCCGACACCGCAAATACAAGGATCGTTTGCCGAAGTGGAAGCCCCATTGATTTTGATGATGTCCGGATTGTAAACCCAGACGCAGCCCGATCTATCATTATTTTAGCGCCACAGGAAGCCGAAGACCCTGATGCGCATGTGATCAAAACCGTTCTCGCCATCCAAAACAACCCCGAACGCAAAAAAGAACCCTATCACATCGTTGCTGAAATCCGGCAACATCGGAACAAAAGCATCCTCGAAATGGTCGGCGGCTCCGAGATTGAAACCGTTGTCTTCGATGATTTGGTGACACGAATTGCCGTCCAAACCTGCCGCCAAACCGGACTCTCTACCGTTCTAACGGACTTGCTGAACTTTGGTGGAGACGAAATCTATTTTACACCCGCGAAATCCTTAGCAGGAACAACCTTTGGGGATGCGATGCAACTCTTTGAAAAATCATCCCTTATCGGAATCGTTCATGCGGGAAAAGTGACGGTTTTACCCGACTTCAAAACCGTTATTCAGGCTGAAGACCAACTTATTGCCATCTCTTTGGACGATGATACCATACGAAAAGGAGGAGATCCCGCCATTCAACCGGAAATGATCCGTCCGGTTTTGCCAACCGAAATTTTACCCGAGAAAACCCTGATTCTGGGCTGGAACGAACGCGGTGACGCCACGCTGCAAGAATTGGATGCCTACGTTGTAAAAGGCTCACAAATTTTGATTGTACACCGCGAGGAATTACCCGAATTACCCACATTAAGCCATCAAGCCGTTCAAACAGTGATGGCAGATCCAACGGATAGAGCCACTTTGGAAAATATTCATCCAGAGCAATACGACCACATTTTGGTCCTCCGCGACACGAAAATGGGGATTCAGGAAGCGGATGCCCGCACGTTGGTGGTCTTGTTACACCTCCGCGAATTGGCCTTGCGACACAAAAAGAACTTTGCCATTGTTTCCGAAATGGGCGATGTGCGGAATCAACGACTGGCCGATAGTACGCAAGTGGACGACTTCATCATCAGCGATCAGTTGGTCAGTTTAGTCTTGGCGCAAATTTCTGAAAACAAAGCCCTTTCCGCTGTTTTTGAAGACCTCTTTGATGCGGATGGCGCCGAACTTTATCTAAAACCCGCTTCTGAGTATGTGGAAACCCACAAAGACCTTACCTTCTACACGCTTGTAGAGGCTGCAAAAACCCGCAACGAAATTGCTATTGGTTGGCGGAAACAAGCCGATGCCGAAAATCGGGAGCGAAACTTTGGCATTTATCTAAATCCAGTAAAAACAAGCCTTATGAAACTACAGCCAGATGATGCCTTAATTGTACTGGCAAACAACTAA
- a CDS encoding cation transporter, with protein sequence MAETSLTRYAWLSLAVAILTILLKLTAYFLTGSVGLLSDALESVVNVVGAALALWMIALAAKPPDEDHAYGHFKAEYFSSGIEGLLIIGAALSIIWESANRLFHPHPIEAIPMGLLISGIATALNLATGLWLIHVGKQYYSVSLQANGKHLLTDVWTTVGVMIGLGIMQLTGQVWWDALLGLTMALHILWTGYHLVRDAALGLMDTALPEVERRAVCAILDRYNAEGAQYHALRTRQSGVRRFVSVHVLVPGAWTVHEGHQLLERIEAEIRSTLENVTVFTHLESLEDETSWHDQGLDRLL encoded by the coding sequence ATGGCCGAAACCTCCCTCACCCGCTACGCTTGGTTATCCTTGGCCGTTGCGATCCTGACCATCTTGCTCAAACTAACCGCCTATTTTTTGACGGGATCGGTGGGCCTGCTTTCCGATGCCTTAGAATCTGTCGTAAATGTGGTGGGAGCGGCTTTGGCGCTTTGGATGATTGCACTTGCGGCAAAACCTCCAGACGAAGACCATGCCTACGGGCATTTTAAAGCAGAATATTTCTCCAGTGGAATTGAAGGCTTGCTCATCATTGGGGCAGCATTAAGCATAATTTGGGAATCCGCAAACCGGCTTTTCCACCCACACCCTATCGAGGCAATTCCGATGGGATTGCTCATTTCGGGAATCGCAACTGCCCTAAACTTGGCTACGGGGCTTTGGCTAATCCACGTAGGCAAACAATACTACTCGGTTTCGCTTCAGGCAAATGGGAAGCACCTCCTCACAGATGTTTGGACGACGGTTGGCGTAATGATCGGTTTGGGGATCATGCAACTAACAGGGCAAGTTTGGTGGGATGCCCTGCTTGGCCTGACAATGGCTTTGCACATTCTTTGGACTGGTTATCACTTAGTAAGAGACGCCGCTTTAGGATTAATGGACACAGCCTTACCGGAAGTAGAACGTAGGGCCGTATGTGCCATCTTAGACCGATATAATGCCGAAGGAGCGCAATACCACGCCCTAAGAACCCGTCAATCCGGCGTTAGAAGATTTGTATCGGTTCATGTTTTGGTTCCGGGGGCTTGGACGGTACACGAAGGCCATCAACTTTTGGAACGGATTGAGGCGGAAATCCGAAGCACATTGGAAAATGTTACCGTTTTTACCCATTTAGAGTCCTTGGAAGACGAAACCTCGTGGCACGACCAAGGATTAGACCGCTTGTTGTAG